A single region of the Curtobacterium sp. MCBD17_035 genome encodes:
- the mobF gene encoding MobF family relaxase, whose protein sequence is MTLHKLSAGDGYTYYTSETATGDAKREQGRELGDYYTADGNPPGVWFGSGLAALGISGTVTEEQMKALFGEGLHPNAEQIITDAQAAGKSVEEATEAAKLGSSYYAYGTGGTDLSAAIEEGYARFQRTEHREPDVNERRAIRVREGAQAFRQAKGRQPADKEELGRYITAATRPTRQAVAGFDLVFSPAKSVSTLWALGDNETRKAIEQAQDAAIEDTVAYLEREAIATRSGKNGVAQIDVEGGIVATKFRHYDSRNGDPQLHDHLVVANKVKGSDGKWRTIDSKLLHRQGVAASEFYNARVMERVSDALGVVTELREVTAGKRPVVEIAGVDDRLTKGFSTRSADIRETLRALEKDYRRDHGRQPDQAARIKLAQQATLETRPAKEHARSLASLRETWQARAAEVIGARGVADMFTAVRAAAERDAGTDDPQPLDVESASRQVVDTVSEHHATWGPHMIEAEARRYVQAARIAGVEVPEGAVETITRHALDTDSVSVTPPAPHGAFQPLTRQDGESIYVHKGRAVYTSAGILAAEDRLIDAARTRTLAPVSVAEFDRTAAEHTGPLDDGQRNLAREFTTSDRLVLVGTGPAGAGKTTALALAARATEQAGSRMIGLAPSAAAADVMGDAVGVEANTIHGFLKAYELHGDATPESEHPAGMKLRAGDVVVVDEAGMAGTRNLARVVGIAEAHGAHVRLIGDSRQLDAVESGGALRLLEREVGGVSLDTIHRFRNADGTVNRAEADASERLRDPATTGDPFAWYVDQGRVVGGDVDRMTGEVFAAWQADTSAGKRSVMLAQQNATVAELNARAQAFRISAGTVTARSVSGRDAADLRDGLRAHRGDTIVTRQNDSRLRTDRGRDRVKNNDLWTVDKVHRDGSLSVTHEGHGGRITLPAEYVREHVELGYASTVHRAQGLTADTSHVLADASTSRSLAYVAMTRGKESNRLYVEVDDAQPVSDVLGQIANNSEGMMSANETIRAEQARVDDLVTLVDQYRDVSERADDVRFEKITRTAVGAEAAQQLRDDEGWGALRASLRGAERAGYDPADALYQAWEKDTLDNARNKPAVLAARVQADVRAYTAEFGTADRDDRVPAWLVDRGALDSQHTDPAWREHLAERYEYIAVRMEERGATIAVEQPEWSKQLGAVPADAERRSEWNRLAAEVDAFRGRYAIEEATPEAIPNQYQERAVGAELQQRVTAMHKSATLIKEPPADQATRARVAEQPAAAAQRAREAAQQQPQSVAARKPQTAAEALQARRQAEADRAAAQLRRAGRTPTVQDPNRTSAREAAERERQRRERARGDDARER, encoded by the coding sequence TTTCGGCCGCGATCGAGGAGGGCTACGCCCGCTTCCAGCGCACCGAGCACCGCGAGCCCGACGTCAACGAACGACGCGCGATCCGTGTCCGCGAGGGTGCGCAGGCGTTCCGTCAGGCCAAGGGCCGGCAGCCCGCGGACAAGGAGGAGTTGGGCCGCTACATCACTGCAGCGACCCGTCCCACCCGTCAGGCCGTGGCCGGTTTCGACCTCGTGTTTTCGCCCGCCAAGAGCGTTTCGACGCTCTGGGCGCTGGGCGACAACGAGACGCGGAAGGCGATCGAGCAGGCGCAGGACGCCGCGATCGAGGACACGGTTGCGTACCTCGAACGGGAGGCGATCGCCACCCGGTCAGGCAAGAACGGTGTGGCTCAGATCGACGTGGAGGGCGGGATCGTCGCGACGAAGTTCCGGCACTACGACTCCCGCAATGGCGACCCGCAGCTCCACGATCATCTGGTTGTCGCCAACAAGGTGAAGGGGTCCGATGGGAAGTGGCGCACCATCGACTCCAAGCTCCTGCACCGTCAGGGAGTCGCCGCGTCCGAGTTCTACAACGCCCGCGTCATGGAGCGCGTCTCGGACGCGTTGGGCGTCGTGACCGAGCTGCGCGAGGTTACCGCCGGCAAGCGCCCCGTGGTCGAGATTGCCGGCGTCGACGACCGGCTCACCAAGGGCTTCTCGACCCGCTCCGCTGACATTCGTGAGACGCTCCGGGCCCTCGAAAAGGACTACCGACGCGACCACGGCCGCCAGCCGGACCAGGCCGCCCGGATCAAGCTCGCCCAGCAGGCGACCCTTGAAACCCGACCCGCCAAGGAGCACGCCCGGTCCCTCGCCTCCCTCCGCGAGACGTGGCAGGCGCGAGCCGCCGAGGTCATCGGAGCACGGGGCGTCGCTGACATGTTCACCGCCGTTCGCGCCGCCGCGGAGCGTGACGCCGGCACCGACGACCCGCAGCCGCTCGACGTCGAGTCGGCCTCGCGGCAGGTCGTCGACACCGTGTCCGAGCATCACGCCACGTGGGGCCCGCACATGATCGAAGCCGAAGCGCGCCGGTACGTGCAGGCCGCCCGGATCGCAGGCGTCGAGGTGCCCGAGGGTGCCGTCGAGACGATCACCCGGCACGCCCTCGACACCGACTCGGTGTCTGTGACGCCGCCGGCCCCGCACGGGGCGTTCCAGCCGCTCACTCGCCAGGACGGGGAGAGCATCTACGTGCACAAGGGCCGCGCTGTCTACACGTCCGCCGGCATCCTCGCCGCCGAGGATCGCCTGATCGACGCGGCGCGCACGCGCACGCTCGCACCTGTCTCGGTGGCCGAGTTCGACCGCACCGCGGCCGAGCACACCGGCCCGCTCGATGACGGACAGCGGAACCTCGCCCGCGAGTTCACCACGTCCGACCGGCTCGTCCTCGTCGGAACCGGCCCCGCCGGTGCCGGCAAGACGACCGCCCTCGCACTCGCCGCCCGGGCCACCGAGCAGGCCGGATCGCGGATGATCGGCCTTGCCCCCTCGGCCGCAGCGGCCGACGTGATGGGGGACGCCGTGGGCGTCGAGGCGAACACGATCCACGGGTTCTTGAAGGCGTACGAGCTGCACGGCGACGCCACCCCGGAGAGCGAGCACCCGGCCGGGATGAAGCTCCGCGCCGGGGACGTCGTGGTCGTCGACGAGGCCGGCATGGCCGGCACCCGGAACCTCGCCCGCGTCGTCGGCATTGCCGAGGCCCACGGCGCGCACGTCCGGCTCATCGGAGACAGCCGGCAGCTCGACGCCGTGGAGTCCGGTGGCGCGCTGCGCCTGTTGGAGCGCGAGGTCGGCGGCGTCTCCCTGGACACGATTCACCGGTTCCGCAACGCGGACGGGACCGTCAACCGGGCCGAGGCCGACGCGTCCGAGCGGCTGCGCGACCCCGCCACGACCGGCGACCCGTTCGCCTGGTACGTCGACCAGGGCCGCGTCGTCGGCGGCGACGTCGACCGGATGACCGGCGAAGTGTTCGCCGCGTGGCAGGCCGACACCAGCGCCGGGAAGCGATCCGTGATGCTCGCGCAGCAGAACGCCACCGTGGCCGAGCTGAACGCCCGCGCCCAGGCGTTCCGCATCAGTGCCGGAACCGTCACAGCACGGTCCGTCTCCGGACGGGACGCCGCGGACCTCCGCGACGGCCTCCGCGCCCACCGCGGCGACACGATCGTCACCCGGCAGAACGACTCCCGACTCCGCACCGACCGCGGCCGCGACCGCGTGAAGAACAACGACCTGTGGACCGTCGACAAGGTGCACCGCGATGGTTCCCTCTCGGTCACCCACGAGGGCCACGGCGGCCGCATCACCCTGCCGGCGGAATACGTGCGCGAGCACGTCGAGCTGGGCTACGCGTCGACGGTGCACCGCGCGCAGGGCCTCACCGCGGACACGTCGCACGTCCTCGCGGACGCGTCGACGTCGCGGTCCCTCGCCTACGTCGCCATGACCCGCGGCAAGGAATCGAACCGGCTGTACGTCGAGGTCGACGACGCCCAGCCGGTGTCCGACGTCCTCGGCCAGATCGCCAACAACTCGGAGGGCATGATGAGCGCCAACGAGACGATCCGCGCCGAGCAGGCCCGCGTCGACGACCTGGTGACACTCGTCGACCAGTACCGCGACGTGTCCGAGCGCGCCGACGATGTGCGGTTTGAGAAGATCACCCGAACCGCAGTCGGCGCGGAGGCCGCGCAGCAGCTCCGCGACGACGAAGGCTGGGGAGCCCTCCGCGCGTCGCTCCGCGGTGCCGAGCGCGCCGGCTACGACCCAGCCGACGCCCTCTACCAGGCGTGGGAGAAGGACACTCTCGACAACGCCCGTAACAAGCCGGCCGTGCTCGCCGCCCGCGTGCAGGCAGACGTGCGCGCGTATACGGCCGAGTTCGGTACGGCCGATCGCGACGACCGGGTGCCGGCGTGGCTCGTCGACCGCGGGGCGCTCGACTCGCAGCACACCGACCCCGCCTGGCGCGAGCACCTGGCGGAGCGGTACGAGTACATCGCCGTCCGCATGGAGGAGCGCGGCGCGACGATCGCCGTCGAGCAGCCGGAGTGGTCCAAGCAGCTCGGCGCGGTGCCGGCGGACGCCGAGCGGCGCAGCGAGTGGAACCGTCTCGCGGCCGAGGTCGACGCGTTCCGCGGCCGGTACGCGATCGAGGAGGCGACGCCCGAGGCGATCCCGAACCAGTACCAGGAGCGCGCCGTCGGTGCCGAGCTGCAACAGCGCGTGACGGCGATGCACAAGTCGGCCACGCTCATCAAGGAGCCGCCCGCCGACCAGGCAACTCGAGCCCGTGTTGCCGAGCAGCCCGCAGCCGCCGCGCAGCGGGCCCGGGAGGCCGCGCAGCAGCAGCCGCAGAGCGTGGCCGCCCGGAAGCCGCAGACCGCCGCTGAGGCGTTGCAGGCGCGTCGTCAGGCCGAGGCCGACCGTGCGGCGGCGCAGCTCCGCCGCGCCGGCCGGACCCCGACCGTTCAGGACCCGAACCGCACGTCGGCCCGTGAGGCGGCCGAGCGAGAGCGTCAGCGGCGCGAGCGCGCCCGCGGCGACGACGCCCGGGAGCGCTAA